Proteins encoded in a region of the Vicia villosa cultivar HV-30 ecotype Madison, WI linkage group LG5, Vvil1.0, whole genome shotgun sequence genome:
- the LOC131602931 gene encoding ferrochelatase-2, chloroplastic-like, translated as MNPPICAPSSSSCSYIRPHPCLTCCSRNFKFPLLLPQAICTTQKASINANPLKTCIVGKFTPGWSEAQPLVSKQSSLNRHLLPVEALVTSTTQDVSDTPLIGDDKIGVLLLNLGGPETLDDVQPFLFNLFADPDIIRLPRLFTFLQKPLAQFVSVLRAPKSKEGYASIGGGSPLRRMTDAQAEELRKSLSEKNVPAKVYVGMRYWHPFTEEAIEQIKRDGITKLVVLPLYPQFSISTSGSSLRLLESIFREDEYLVNMQHTVIPSWYQREGYIKAMGNLIEKELKSFDSPEKVMIFFSAHGVPVAYVEEAGDPYKAEMEECVDLIMEELAKRKISNAYTLAYQSRVGPVEWLKPYTDETIIELGKNGVKSLLAVPISFVSEHIETLEEIDVEYKELALESGIEKWGRVPALGCEPTFISDLADAVIESLPYVGAMAVSNLEARQSLVPLGSVEELLAAYDSQRRELPPPILVWEWGWTKSAETWNGRAAMIAVLLLLFLEVTTGEGFLHQWGILPLFR; from the exons ATGAATCCTCCAATTTGTgccccttcatcttcttcttgctCATATATTCGTCCCCATCCATGCCTCACTTGTTGTTCTCGAAATTTCAAGTTTCCTCT GCTATTGCCACAGGCAATATGTACCACTCAAAAGGCTTCGATTAATGCTAATCCGTTGAAAACTTGCATAGTTGGCAAATTTACTCCGGGTTGGTCTGAAGCACAGCCTTTGGTTTCCAAGCAATCATCACTCAACAGACACCTGTTACCTGTGGAAGCGTTAGTAACTTCAACAACTCAAGATGTTTCTGATACTCCTCTTATTGGTGATGATAAGATCGGAGTTTTATTGTTAAACCTTGGAGGTCCAGAGACTCTAGACGACGTGCAGCCTTTTTTGTTTAATCTCTTTGCCGATCCA GATATTATACGATTGCCGAGGTTATTTACTTTTCTTCAGAAGCCATTGGCTCAATTTGTATCTGTTTTAAGAGCACCAAAGAGCAAAGAAGGCTATGCTTCCATTGGTGGTGGATCCCCTCTTAGACGCATGACCGATGCACAG GCTGAAGAGTTAAGAAAATCTCTATCCGAAAAGAATGTCCCAGCCAAAGTGTATGTTGGCATGCGTTACTGGCATCCATTCACCGAAGAGGCTATTGAGCAG ATTAAACGGGATGGAATTACAAAGCTTGTTGTGCTTCCACTTTATCCACAATTTTCAATTTCAACCAGTGGTTCAAGTCTGCGTCTCTTGGAGAGTATATTCAG AGAGGATGAGTATCTAGTCAACATGCAGCACACGGTAATACCTTCATGGTACCAACGTGAAGGGTACATAAAAGCCATGGGAAATTTAATTGAAAAAGAGCTGAAGAGTTTCGATAGCCCCGAGAAG GTCATGATATTCTTTAGTGCACATGGGGTGCCGGTTGCTTATGTGGAAGAGGCTGGTGATCCATACAAGGCAGAGATGGAGGAATGCGTGGATTTGATCATGGAAGAGCTTGCGAAAAGAAAGATATCTAATGCATACACACTTGCTTATCAG AGTAGAGTTGGACCTGTGGAATGGTTAAAACCCTATACGGACGAGACAATAATTGAACTTGGGAAAAATGGAGTAAAAAGTTTGCTGGCTGTACCAATTAG CTTTGTCAGTGAACATATTGAAACACTAGAAGAAATTGATGTTGAGTACAAAGAACTGGCACTAGAATCTGGAATAGAAAAATGGGGCCGTGTTCCAGCTCTCGGATGTGAACCCACTTTCATTTCAGACTTGGCAGATGCTGTAATTGAGAGTCTCCCGTATGTTGGTGCGATGGCTGTTTCAAACCTTGAAGCTCGACAG TCTTTGGTTCCCTTGGGCAGTGTAGAAGAGTTGCTGGCAGCGTATGACTCGCAACGCAGGGAGTTGCCTCCGCCGATATTGGTGTGGGAATGGGGATGGACAAAAAGTGCTGAAACTTGGAATGGAAGAGCAGCTATGATTGCAGTGCTACTTCTGTTGTTTTTAGAAGTCACCACAGGAGAGGGGTTTTTGCACCAGTGGGGAATACTGCCCTTGTTTAGGTGA
- the LOC131602932 gene encoding TOM1-like protein 5, with protein MAAELVNAATSEKLAEIDWTKNIEISELVARDQRKAKDVVKAIKKRLGNKNPNTQLYAVMLLEMLMNNIGNHIHEKVVDAEIIPILVKIVKKKSDLPVRERIFLLLDATQTSLGGATGKFPQYYKAYYDLVSAGVQFPQRAQLVQSNRPSSEPNRTNNVPKKEQVPLRHGGVPQKAERNTVPESSIIQKASNALEVLKEVLDAIDAKQPQGARDEFTLDLVEQCSFQKQRVMHLVMTSRDERIVSRAIEVNEQLQKVLDKHDDLLSSKVTTTVNHFDCDEEEEEEPEQLFRRLRKGKACVRPEDEETEPQRFPRLSLLEERLNRPLIRSLEPTQEAHACPVPVVVPPPSAKLPPVTIPPPPSKHSERERYFQHNKDNGTLAGHIRDLSLHSRNGSSSQSGSFDFSD; from the exons ATGGCAGCTGAGCTAGTCAATGCTGCAACAAGTGAGAAACTGGCAGAAATTGATTGGACGAAAAATATTGAAATCTCTGAATTAGTTGCCCGCGATCAAAG GAAAGCTAAAGATGTTGTTAAAGCTATAAAAAAGAGATTGGGTAACAAGAACCCCAACACTCAACTTTATGCTGTCATG TTGCTGGAAATGTTGATGAACAACATAGGAAATCACATTCATGAGAAGGTGGTTGATGCCGAAATTATTCCTATTCTAGTGAAAATTGTAAAGAAAAAG TCAGATTTGCCTGTCAGGGAGCGAATATTTCTTCTACTAGATGCAACTCAAACATCCCTTGGCGGTGCTACTGGAAAGTTTCCGCAGTATTATAAAGCATATTATGATTTGGTG AGTGCCGGGGTGCAATTTCCGCAAAGAGCTCAACTTGTTCAATCAAATCGTCCTAGTTCAGAACCAAATAGGACTAATAATGTACCCAAAAAGGAGCAGGTCCCACTTAGACATGGAGGGGTTCCTCAAAAAGCAGAACGCAACACTGTTCCTGAATCTAG CATTATCCAAAAGGCTAGTAATGCATTGGAAGTTCTAAAAGAAGTCCTTGATGCCATTGATGCCAAGCAGCCTCAG GGAGCAAGAGATGAATTCACCCTTGACCTTGTTGAGCAATGTTCATTTCAAAAGCAGAGGGTAATGCATCTTGTGATGACTTCTCG AGACGAGAGGATAGTTTCCCGAGCAATAGAAGTGAATGAACAGCTTCAAAAAGTTCTAGATAAACATGATGACCTTCTTTCTAGCAAGGTTACAACAACCGTGAATCACTTCGACTGTgatgaagaggaggaagaagaacccGAACAATTATTCAGAAG ATTACGCAAAGGAAAAGCTTGTGTAAggcctgaagatgaagaaactgaaCCTCAGAGGTTCCCTCGATTGAGTTTGCTTGAAGAGAGACTCAACCGTCCACTAATACGATCACTAGAACCAACTCAGGAAGCTCATGCTTGTCCTGTACCTGTTGTGGTTCCACCTCCAAGTGCAAAGCTTCCTCCTGTTACAATTCCACCGCCACCTTCAAAGCACTCAGAGAGAGAAAGATATTTTCAGCATAATAAGGACAATGGCACTTTGGCTGGCCACATCAGAGACCTCTCTTTACACAGTCGCAATGGCAGCAGCTCGCAGAGTGGAAGCTTTGATTTTAGTGATTGA